The Moorena producens PAL-8-15-08-1 genomic interval GTCTTATTTAACATAGACTTTGCAGTACCCCTAAGGGTACCTTTTGTACTAATAAAGTATTCTTTTCAGATATTGTGTAAAAGTTAGACTACCAAGCTTATTAGCCAAGATCGGTTACTTTGCCTAACCAATCTGATTCAACCGTTCCTACCAACGTGGTTTAGCTCCTCTATTTTTCCCATACCCCCAGACCCCACACCCAGTAAAGCAACAATTTGGACTACTGCGATCGCGAAGCGTGGCCAAAGGCCAATCGCATCGACCGTCCGTAACTATATGCCATAGTCCTTGCTGCTATAGGATTGACCTTGGCCAAAAGGCCAAGCTACGCGATTGGCCGTAGGTCACGCTACGCTTGGAGCCGCTACGCGATCGCATTTTCCTACCACACCTAAACTCTTCCGTTTCTTCCCGATTCCCGATTCCCGATTCCCGATTCCCGAAAATTGCCAATTATCATTTTATCCATTAAACTAGTATTATCGGAATAGTTAAAGGAGAGTCCACTGATGAACAAGTGCGTTGGAACTACTGAAGCAGCATCTCTATTAGGAATTTCTTCTCGACGATTGCGCCAACTCCTAGAGAACGGTCGGGTGCGGGGTGCCTATAAAAGCGGTAAATTCTGGATTATTCCTCTGTTCAACGATTTGCCACAAATTACTAAAGGTAATCGTGGACCAAAGGGCAAATGGCGCACTAGTCGTCCCCCGGCATTAGCGAAGATTAATGTCAATCGCAATCACATTGGCTCGAATATGAAGAAAAGCCCTCAAGACCGGAAGCCAGTGATTTCAGTAAAACGAAAGGGCACTAATCTCTACGGTAATGAGGTGGAAATCCTTGGTCCGTGTAAGATTGTGTATCAGCCGGATCATCCACTCGATTGTGGCGCTCGTTTGTGGATTGAAACCTTCAGTGATATCCACTTTGTTGGTGGGAGTTTTCCGGCTAGTAGTTGAGGGGGTCAGGGGCTTTTGGTTGAGCAGCTGGTCTTAAGCAGACTGAGCTAGTATAAATGTATGTTTAGGTTTCAACCAACAACATATGAGGTGTGTAATGAAGGGATTATCTCTTGGGCTAGTCTTGGGCGTTGCGTTATTCGCTAACCCGGTTTTCAGTTATCAACTTGGTGAGGATGATGGCGCAGGTGTCGAGACTGCGAAGACTTGCTCCAGCTGCGGATACGATGATCCCGCAGGTGATCAGGGACAAGACTGCCCCAACTGTAAAGTAAACAGAAAAACTAGGACTAAGTAGGTAGGTCTAATTAGACGTTAAAAGAATTGTAGGGACGGGCTTAGCCGAAAGTATGGCATTGCTGAATTAAGGAATGAATGCGCGATCATTTGGTTTTATTAAAGCCCCCTAAATCCCCCAATTCTGGGGGACTTGTCTTGATGCAGTCGCTCATGGGGGAAACCCCCAAGACCGCGCTGCATCGCTTGATAGTTTTGTTCCCCCCAGAATTGGGGGGCTAGGGGGGCAAAAACATACTCAGAATCAGCAACGCCAATACTTATAGAGGTAGTCATTTACGATTTGCGTCTAACCCCCAAGGCAAGTCGTTCTCGATAGCATTTCGAACATGCCGCTGGAAAGGACGATCAATCTCTTCGCTGAAAATCTCCAGTCCTTGTTTTTCATTCGTCTCAGGAAAATCGCCTCGTCCCTCTCCAATTGTAGAAACCCAAACCGCACCATCTTTTTCAATCACCTGTCTAACAACTCGACCTGGAAAAAGATTATGAGTTGGTAACGTGTAGTTAATAGCCATAAAATCTTCTGGTTTGACCATTACTACGACCTTATCTTCAGTACGAAATAAAAACCTCCCCAAGTCATCCTTCAAACCTTCAACATCTAAGTCAACCACCATACAGTTTGAAACTCGATTGGACGCCTGTTTTGGTCTAGCGGGTGCAGTAAATCTAGCCTGTGAAATCATCTCTGCAAAGACATTTTCTGGTGTGCATCTCTTTTCTCCAATCTCACAGATTTTATTGTATTGAATTATGTCATCCTTGTATTTACTTGGATAAATATTAGGAAATGTAGCGGAATAATGATATCTGTCTTCTAAAATATTCTCATTATCTGATTTTGAGGTAAAAAAGGAATCATCCTTTAATATATCATTTCTAGCAATTCGCTCTTTGTTATCCTTATTAGGCAAAACAAATGGATCATCAAAATTGTCTAGATATAAGTGATCATTGAGCTTAAAACTGGGCTCATCGCAAGGAATGTTTTCCTTATACAAAGATCTTTCTCGATATCCTTGCGCAAAATACATTTGCTTATCTTCAGGAAACCTTAACTCATGATCGGAAACTAAATTCAGTGAGATATCTTCTAGGTCACATTCTGGAGTACCTTCTTTTTTGGTCAGCACAATTGAGGAATCTGTTACAGTTTTCACTGTAAATTCACTCTTACATTCACTAGAAGTAAGCTTAAAGACTCCCGTTGCTTCACCAGCTTGTGAGTTATTAGCCAATGTCATAGTAACATACATTTTAGCTTTATCTTTCTGCCGAGTGAGATATCCTGACCATTCACCAAGAAACTTGTTGGGTAAAAGTGTATCCTCAGATACTACAACACCTGTATTAGAACAGTGGATAGTATACCACCATCGAGTGCCCTCATCACGATTACCAATTACCTTAACTCCCACATACTTCGCGTTATCGGGAAGGTTACCAATACGTTTAGTATCACGCCCTGACTTTGGTCCTACTCCGAAAATACGAGACCCTTCATAGAAAATTTCTAGTCTATCCGGAATACTATAAAACTCATACTCTAAGGCAACTTTTGGGTTTGTGCCTGGTGGGATCTTAAATAGGTCAGTCCGAACTTCGCTCTTTCCTTTGTAAGTATGCTTAACATTACATTGGACTGGAGCTTGACAACTAATTGCTTGTATGGTTTGATTTCTGCTATCGGGTAGTAGAGAGTCTGCTAATCCTTCTCTACCGAAAGTTCCAGCCCAGGCCAGCAGTCTGGCTTCATCAGAAGTACCTAATTGTGCTAGGTTTAAGTTCTTTAAATTAGCATTATCTAGTGTTGCTTGTAAGAGCTGCTTGACATTGGATTCACATTTTTGTTTTCCTGTGTTCTTTAATGCTATATGATTTTCTGAGGGGTTAGCATTGGCTTGAGACAAGGTTATGGTTTCTATGGGTTTACCAGATGCACCATAAATAATAGCCTGACTATTGCTAAATGCAGCTTTAGTGCCATCAGCTAGAATAATCGCCTGAACTTTATTTTGGGTATCGTATTTAATTGTGAATTCAGATAACCGGTCTTTAATCTCTGATTCCTGTAGTGGGCTTTGTCCACCTACAACGGCTTTGGGTTTTGGCACTGAAACACCTTTAAAGGCAATCTCATAGATCCGAAATTCTTCCTCTGGTAAATTTACCTGCATGCGTTGTTCTGCTCCTGTGGATGGAGAAACGATCAGCACTTCGTTATATCCGGCAGAATAGGGTGTCTGTTGAATAACACCATAATCTTTAGCCAGGGCTCCAAACAGTAAATCTACTAACTCTTCAAGTGAACGGGGAATGCCATAGGGAATAATTTCATCTACTGCGTTATCAATCGTGTCATTTATCACGTCTTCGATTTGTTCATTAATTCCCCCAGGAAGTTTGGGAACTTTAACCTTTGGAATAAGATCGTCTAAACCAAAGGCCCAGGTGTAATTGGCTGAAAACACTATGGATAATGTGACTAAGGATGACCGAAAGATTAGCTTTGGGATTGAGAACTTGGTTCGGGATACTTGTGCCATGATCAGTGTGTAGGAATGGAACAATTATCTGAAGAGATATCTGATAGAGACGTTGAGCGTTATGATAAATCTTCTAGATATAGAGCACCTGGAAACTGAATCTGTAAATCACTGGAAGCGTTATTTGGCTGTTTAATAATTTAGTTGGACTGTAAAAAAGTCCAGTAGGGTGCGTGATAAGACGGGCTCCCTCTAATTTTCTAGGTAGCCAGTATTGGGACAGTCCGTCCCGTAACGCACCACTGGATCAAACAGCATAAATTGAGATGCATCCCTTTTAGAGTGACCTGTAGACGATTACAGGATCTTGCACATTACGATTAGTAAGTGGCTCCCATCAACTTACTAATCGTGACAATTTGTAAACTGAATCAAGCATTGGATAATAAGGGTTGGATTGATTACAATCTCAAACCAAATTACCAATCAGATAGTTAATATAATATTTTCTACCTCGACTATATTAACTAGACATTCGAGCAATGTAGGCGAAGCTTTGATGAAGTATCACTCAAGTTTTATTAACCTTAAGTTAAGCAGGGCTTTCACATTTCATCCTAAAAGGGTTACAAGCATACTGTAACTCTTGTAAAATCTAGTAAGTAGATAGGTTAAATTATCCGTTAAATAGTGTTGGTTTCACATTTGTGAAAACCTTTTGAATACAGGCTTCCAGCTTCATTATCGAATTATGAATTTTAAGCTTTATCTATGCCTACCTAGTCTATAATTTGGATCATCTACATTAAATGGATAATGGGCGGAGCATGCAAGGAAAATCTTTCTTAGGATTGCTTAGGATTGGCAGCTTAGCAGCTTTCATAGTTGGTAGCCAGGAGATACTTAATGCTCAAGTGCCGCCACACTTAGTATCATCTACTTGGAGCGGTGACTATTCACTATCGATTAATGGACAGACCTATGAAAACATCCCGATTTCCGTCCAGTTAGATTTTTCACTTACTGACGTTACGGGAAACTGGTCAACTGGTACTGGTATATCTGGATCTGTAGCCGCCACCTTTGGGGATGACTGGGAATGGAAGGTAGACTCTGGATTGGGCAAGGATGGTATCTCTACCGTTGACAGACCTGAAATAACAGCTCCTTTCAATGTGCCTGCGACTGTCCCCACTTGCTTGAGTAACTACAAAGGAACTGGGACATTAGCCCCTAATACCCGAGAAATAACTTTTAATTATATTGGCTACCACTGCGATGGCAGCAAAACAACCGGAGAGGGAACCTTGACGCTGATAGAAGACGTGCAATCTTGGTATAACCAAAGTATAATTAATGAATTGGGCTTATTTCTAAAGTCACTATGAAAACTGAAATTTCACTTCCAGACTCAGTTTTTGAAGAAGCAGAAGCCCTTGCTCAACAGATGGGCTTGTCACGTAGTGAACTCTACCTAAAGGCATTAAAAGCTTATCTTAAAAGGTACAATCGCAATCAAATTTTACAGAAGCTGAATGAAGTCTACTCTAAAGAGTCTTCTGAGCTAGATCCATTGATGGCAAAGATACAATTCATGTCTCTGCCTCATGAAAAATGGTAATGTATCGTCCTAACGCTTACCACTAAGCTGATGAGTGCGATCGCACTATTGCCTATTGCCTATTGCCTATTGCCTTTTGCCTATTGCCTATTGCCTTTTGCCTCATTTCGCCTCCATCCAATTTTCCCCAGCATGTATTTCCACAACCAAAGGAACACTCAACTCAACTGCTGATTCCATAGTTTCCCGAATTTTTACCTGCAATTCTTCCCATTCATCAGGGGGAATTTCAAAGATTAGTTCATCATGGACTTGTAATAGCAACCGCGCCTGATATTTCTGTAATTCTTGATACAGTTTAATCATGGCAATTTTGATTATATCAGCGCTAGAGCCTTGAATCGGGGAATTAGCTGCTGCTCTTAATGACCCAGCATCATAAGGATTGATACCCTTAAGTTGATCGAGATCAATCTGATCGAGAGGCTTACCTTGCAGCTTTCTAAGACTGTTACCACCAAAGGTAAAGTAGCGACGGCGTCCGAGTATAGTTTCTACATAGCCTTGTGCGATCGCTTTTTTCTTAGTTTCCTCTAAATAAGCAAACACTAGAGGATAGCGCTGATTCAATCGATCAATAAATTCTTTTCCTTCAGCTGCGGATACCTTAGCTTCCCGAGCAAACCGTTGTGCTCCCATGCCGTAAATTACGCCAAAGTTAATTATCTTACCCAAGCGCCGCTCTTCAGCAGTGATGTCTTCTTTATCAAATAACATTTGTGCTGTCAGGGTATGGACATCCGCTTGAGTTTGATAAGCGTCCACTAGCACTGGCTCTTGACTCAAGTGGGCTAGGATTCGTAACTCAATTTGGGAATAGTCAGCCGATACCAACAGCCAAC includes:
- a CDS encoding DNA-binding protein, with protein sequence MNKCVGTTEAASLLGISSRRLRQLLENGRVRGAYKSGKFWIIPLFNDLPQITKGNRGPKGKWRTSRPPALAKINVNRNHIGSNMKKSPQDRKPVISVKRKGTNLYGNEVEILGPCKIVYQPDHPLDCGARLWIETFSDIHFVGGSFPASS
- a CDS encoding CopG family transcriptional regulator, which produces MKTEISLPDSVFEEAEALAQQMGLSRSELYLKALKAYLKRYNRNQILQKLNEVYSKESSELDPLMAKIQFMSLPHEKW